The Chryseobacterium shigense genome segment GCCATCCTCCGTTAAGGTCATTAGCTTTAAAAAGGGCTTCCAGCTCACTCCATCTGCCTTGTTTGTAAAGTTCAAATGCCTGGTTTCTGACAGTTGGGCTTACTGTTCCTGAAGGGTCGTAGGTTAAAGCAAATTCATCTGCATTCTTATAAAATACATGCGTAACAACTCCTGTTGGTACATCATCAGCTTCTTCATGATCTGAACTACAGGCAGCCGAAAAGAATACAGCTGTTATAAAAAAGATGTACTTAAATAAATGTTTCATGGTAAAAGTTTTTATGGTTATTTTATTTTTTTGGCGGATTTGAGATTTGATTCAATCTTTTTCCGGATTTTGTGAAATAGTATTTTATAACCTGATCTTGCCGGGACGAAGTAATTTTCTGAAAATAAAAATTCGGAAGAGAAAACCGTTTTATCAGAAGACAAAGAATCCAATACCAGCATTTGTTTCAAAATCTGATCGGGTAACGGTACAAAGTAATTTGAATGATAAATTTAAATTAAAAATTTTAAATATCACTTAAATTTATTAAAATAAATAATTATGTTTAAATTTAGTATATTTTTTAATTGTTTTCATAATGTACTTTGTATTGTAAGTGTGAATCAGATCGGGTTACAACAAAAAAAAGACTGCCCGAAGGCAGTCTTCCAAAGTGTTTACTGAATGGTTATTAATTTTTAATGAATCTCTTGGCAGCATCTCCAATCTGGATCGTATAAGCTCCTTTGATAAGTCCGCTTACATTTACACTGCCTCTTTCTAGTTTTCCTGAATTGATTAGTTTTCCACCCATATCGAAGATTTTATAATCTTCTGAAGTCGTGTTTGAAATATATAATACATCTTTTGCAGGATTTGGATACAACTTGATATCAGTGATCAGATCTTTGGTATCAAGAATTTCTCCTCTTCCTGAAGAAACAATATTCAGGGTATAATCTTCAACCTGTCCGTAAGTAAAGGCTTCACATGAAGAAGTAGGTATGGAGCTGTACTTCATCATTACTCTCATCCTTGTAGAACCAACTGTTGCAGTTGCAGGAATAGTAATACTTCCTGTTACAGGAGTAGTTGTGGAGCCTGCTTTGGTCCATGCCAGCTCTCCGTTGTCTGTAAAGTCGCCATCACCATTGTAGTCAATATAAACTGCATAAGCTTCACTGTATTTGGTTGAAGTCCATGTAGGAGTTACTGAAATAGTGTAAGCAGTTCCTTTTGTTACATTGGTAGAAACAGAAGTGAAGTTTTCATAACCTGCAGTTCCGGTTGAAGTATTGTTAATGGTTCCGAATTTCACGTTTCCGATTCTTTCATCTGCTGTATTGCTGGCAGATGATGAACAGTACGTTACTGTGCCTCCGGAAAGTGTTGTGACACTTACTGTATTACTTGATGGTGATACATTTCCTGCAGCATCTTTAGCCTTAACAGTAAAGCTGTATGTTGTGGCCGGTGTTAAACTTGTTACCGTATATGTTGCAGATGCCGTATTTCCGATTACAGATCCGTTCATGTATACATCATAGCCTGTTACTGCTACGTTATCTGTAGCTCCGCTCCAGGAAAGATTGGTAGTGGTAGCTGTAGTTCCGGAAGCTGCAAGGGTAGGAGCCGTAGGAGCTACTGTATCTGTACCACCGCTGCCTGCGTTAACTGTAATATTGGCATTGTTAACATCAAAGAAGATGTGGTTTGAGCCCTTTACCATAATTCTTCCTGTTGTAGTAGATGCATTAGGAATGGTTACAGCCTGGGTTCCATCATTCGGAGTTCCGGCAAGAAGGGTAGTCCATGTATTTCCGCTGTCTGTAGACCATAAAATATCTACATTGGCAGCATTCACCCCGTTTGCAGTTGTTCCTGCCACATTCCATGTTACGGTTTGTGAGCTTCCTCCTGAATAGGTAGTAGCTGAATTTTGGGATGAAACACTAAAAGGTCCTGCTGTTCCGTTTACAGTAATTAGGGCATCATCAGAATTGTTTCCGGAACCTCCCGCTCTGTTATCACGGACAGTAAATCGGAAATTTAAAGATCTGGCAACATTAGATAATGCTTCCACAGTGATCTCTGAACCTGCTGTAGTTGTTCCTCCTGTTAAGATGGATGCCATTCTTGGGAAATATCTCGTTGGAGAAGTTGTAGGAGTCCATGATCTGAAAGTTGGCCCCGTTGTCTTGGTGGCACTTGCCGCAGAACTGGCACCGGTTTGGGATGATGATGCATTATCCATCTGTTCCCAAATGTAAGTTAATGAATCCCCGTTAGCATCGGTTCCTGTTCCTGTAAGCATGAAAGGTGTGCCTTTCGGAATGGTATAATCAAGGCCGGCATTGGCTGTAGGAATGGAATTTCCTGTAGAAGTGCTTACCGGACATGTTTTAGCTTTAATATTATTGGTAATCTGCTGAATGCTTATTGCATGGAAGAAAGCATCAGAATGCGGCTGGATATCCTGACTTGTAATTCCGGCGTATCCCATAATGGTTGATCCTGAGCCCGGCTCCATATTGGCTCCGGTTCCTTCATTGCTCATAGAGAAGGTATGATTTCCACCGAACTGATGTCCCATTTCGTGGGCAACATAGTCGATATCAAAATTGTCTCCTGAAGGAATGGCATCTGCCGGTGAAGTATACCCGCTTCCTTTTGAACCGTTTGTACAGACGCAGCCGATACATCCTGCGTTTCCGCCTCCTC includes the following:
- a CDS encoding reprolysin-like metallopeptidase, translated to MKKQLSMIGMLLITGISFAQTDRLWSEGSKKAPSDVFENKTTINNPKIYSLDFNGLKNALAKAPQRLAPGEKSQIIISFPNSEGKMENFKVRENSNFDPQLAAKYPDIKSYVGEGLTDSNSTVYFSISSLGLSSMEIYGDKSAVFIEPYTKDLSSYVVYRKSDKKDDLNKFECTVIDVAQKGVSNNTLAARPNADDAKLRTFRLALSTTGEYTTYFGGTKANALAAINNTMTRVNGVFEKDFAARMVLISNNDAVIYTNASTDPYSAASGMSSWNSQLQSTLTSVIGEANYDIGHLFGASGGGGNAGCIGCVCTNGSKGSGYTSPADAIPSGDNFDIDYVAHEMGHQFGGNHTFSMSNEGTGANMEPGSGSTIMGYAGITSQDIQPHSDAFFHAISIQQITNNIKAKTCPVSTSTGNSIPTANAGLDYTIPKGTPFMLTGTGTDANGDSLTYIWEQMDNASSSQTGASSAASATKTTGPTFRSWTPTTSPTRYFPRMASILTGGTTTAGSEITVEALSNVARSLNFRFTVRDNRAGGSGNNSDDALITVNGTAGPFSVSSQNSATTYSGGSSQTVTWNVAGTTANGVNAANVDILWSTDSGNTWTTLLAGTPNDGTQAVTIPNASTTTGRIMVKGSNHIFFDVNNANITVNAGSGGTDTVAPTAPTLAASGTTATTTNLSWSGATDNVAVTGYDVYMNGSVIGNTASATYTVTSLTPATTYSFTVKAKDAAGNVSPSSNTVSVTTLSGGTVTYCSSSASNTADERIGNVKFGTINNTSTGTAGYENFTSVSTNVTKGTAYTISVTPTWTSTKYSEAYAVYIDYNGDGDFTDNGELAWTKAGSTTTPVTGSITIPATATVGSTRMRVMMKYSSIPTSSCEAFTYGQVEDYTLNIVSSGRGEILDTKDLITDIKLYPNPAKDVLYISNTTSEDYKIFDMGGKLINSGKLERGSVNVSGLIKGAYTIQIGDAAKRFIKN